The proteins below come from a single Desulfobacterales bacterium genomic window:
- a CDS encoding TerD family protein — MENVKLIHSQPILLSDLSKNSNIHIALNLNGLDLKFIRPVCLCLGANGYVLEGNEVVYHGRIQSKCSGIVYSDYSNKRDSATKPFGSFHIYIDRISSHIKSCIIGLGLVDITNAHELSFENIQGSVSIFDDKLTKRSFYDFKSSEIIFNKNTAVCLIKIYYNDSWILRIISSGFIGGFSALLFKHGVNENVSSAIIGRALKFDSQELKSDSQELKSDSQELKSDSQELKSDSQELKSDSQELKFYSFFSKIKKLVSSPFSQNKNNLVIIGQEGVGKTTLLASMYKEFLKTSLFPFVAANDTGIILENAYQKIQSIIQYSDVSSLPRLLSGTRGIVEYNFTLQKINFTVYDTAGGLIMAPKGREHEDFVDKLRKALVIINVIDGSALVEGNPFLNDRINSPTRIRDFLVRSCNRKERFLILFVITKCEAWLKDDINIQKLTSMFEERHKEVLNCINQNPNNVGIFIPVKTLGCVEYSHKKGDLKNEELFFKKISSHFLQENVDKPMMYALKFALKQKIITDKIFKIYGNSKLINEITIYDR; from the coding sequence ATGGAAAATGTAAAACTTATACATAGTCAACCTATATTGTTGAGCGATTTGTCAAAGAATAGCAATATCCATATCGCTCTAAATTTGAATGGATTGGACTTAAAATTTATTCGTCCCGTATGTTTGTGTTTAGGTGCTAATGGGTATGTTTTAGAAGGTAATGAAGTTGTTTATCATGGAAGGATTCAAAGCAAATGCAGCGGTATTGTTTATTCGGATTATTCGAATAAGCGGGATTCTGCTACAAAACCTTTTGGGAGCTTTCATATTTATATCGATAGAATTTCTTCTCATATAAAAAGTTGTATAATTGGATTAGGATTGGTTGATATAACTAACGCTCATGAATTAAGTTTTGAAAACATTCAAGGTAGCGTTTCAATATTTGATGATAAACTAACTAAAAGGTCTTTTTATGATTTTAAAAGTTCGGAAATTATATTTAATAAAAACACTGCTGTCTGTTTAATAAAAATATATTATAACGATTCATGGATATTACGTATAATAAGTAGCGGTTTTATCGGAGGATTTTCTGCACTTTTATTCAAACATGGTGTAAATGAAAATGTTTCTTCAGCTATAATTGGGCGAGCGTTGAAATTTGATTCTCAAGAGTTAAAATCTGATTCTCAAGAGTTAAAATCTGATTCTCAAGAGTTAAAATCTGATTCTCAAGAGTTAAAATCTGATTCTCAAGAGTTAAAATCTGACTCTCAAGAGTTAAAATTTTATTCTTTCTTTTCTAAAATTAAAAAGTTAGTTAGTTCACCTTTTAGTCAAAACAAAAATAATTTAGTAATAATAGGTCAGGAAGGCGTTGGAAAGACTACGTTGCTTGCTTCGATGTATAAAGAATTTTTAAAAACCAGCCTTTTTCCATTTGTAGCTGCAAACGACACAGGAATTATTCTTGAGAACGCTTATCAGAAAATCCAATCAATAATACAATACTCTGATGTATCTTCGCTTCCTCGTCTTTTATCTGGCACAAGAGGTATTGTTGAATATAATTTTACCTTACAAAAAATTAATTTTACCGTTTATGATACTGCTGGTGGTTTAATAATGGCGCCTAAGGGAAGGGAGCATGAAGATTTTGTAGATAAACTTCGTAAGGCATTAGTTATAATTAACGTTATTGACGGTTCTGCGCTGGTTGAGGGGAATCCTTTTCTAAATGATAGAATTAATTCTCCGACACGTATTAGAGATTTTTTAGTAAGAAGTTGTAACAGAAAAGAAAGATTTCTCATTCTTTTTGTTATTACTAAATGTGAAGCATGGCTTAAAGATGATATTAATATCCAAAAATTAACAAGTATGTTTGAAGAAAGGCATAAAGAAGTTTTAAACTGTATAAATCAAAATCCAAATAACGTTGGGATTTTTATCCCTGTTAAAACTCTTGGCTGTGTTGAATATTCTCATAAAAAAGGAGATCTTAAAAATGAGGAGTTATTTTTTAAAAAAATAAGCTCTCATTTTCTTCAAGAAAATGTTGATAAGCCCATGATGTATGCTCTTAAATTTGCACTTAAACAAAAAATTATTACAGATAAAATTTTTAAAATTTATGGGAATAGTAAGTTAATAAATGAGATTACTATATATGATAGATAG